A genomic region of Mycolicibacterium poriferae contains the following coding sequences:
- a CDS encoding MarR family winged helix-turn-helix transcriptional regulator: protein MPGIDDPQWLSPQEKDAWTSLISMILLLPGKLEAPLREVDLTLFEYLTLSHLSEAPDRRIRMSELAFLANGSLSRLSNVVKRFEQRGWVVRSPDPADGRYTIAELTDAGHRVVVDAAPIHVNAVRELVLDRLTASDKQALTRIAAELHVVKRNTATGSSVEPEA from the coding sequence ATGCCAGGCATCGACGACCCGCAATGGCTCAGCCCCCAGGAAAAGGACGCGTGGACCAGCCTGATCTCGATGATCCTGCTTCTGCCGGGCAAGCTCGAAGCGCCGCTGCGGGAGGTCGACCTGACGCTGTTCGAGTACCTGACGTTGAGCCACCTCTCGGAAGCCCCGGACCGCCGTATTCGCATGAGCGAGTTGGCGTTCCTGGCCAACGGCTCGTTATCGCGATTGTCGAATGTGGTCAAGCGTTTCGAGCAACGCGGGTGGGTCGTCCGCTCGCCGGACCCCGCCGACGGCCGCTACACGATCGCCGAACTCACCGACGCCGGCCATCGCGTCGTGGTCGATGCCGCACCGATCCATGTGAACGCCGTTCGCGAACTGGTGCTCGACCGACTCACCGCGTCCGACAAGCAAGCCTTGACCCGGATCGCCGCCGAACTGCACGTGGTCAAGCGCAACACGGCGACCGGTAGCAGCGTGGAACCGGAAGCCTGA
- a CDS encoding SDR family NAD(P)-dependent oxidoreductase, with protein sequence MEGFAGKVAVVTGAGSGIGQALAIELGRSGAHVAISDVDTEGLAVTEKRLKDIGVHVKSDRLDVTEREAFLLYADAVAEHFGKVNQIYNNAGIAFTGDIEVSQFKDIERVMDVDYWGVVNGTKAFLPHLISSGDGHVVNVSSVFGLFAVPGQAAYNSAKFAVRGFTEALRQEMALAGHPVKVSCVHPGGIKTAIARNATAAEGLDPGELAKAFDAKLASTTPEKAAEVILDGVRKNKARILIGRDAKMFEIVIRAFGPHYQSLFPKVVSRLVGPSR encoded by the coding sequence ATGGAAGGCTTCGCGGGAAAGGTCGCCGTCGTCACCGGTGCCGGGTCGGGCATCGGCCAGGCCCTGGCCATCGAACTGGGCCGCTCCGGCGCCCACGTCGCCATCAGCGACGTCGACACCGAAGGCCTCGCCGTCACCGAGAAGCGCCTCAAGGACATCGGCGTACACGTCAAGTCCGACCGGCTCGACGTCACCGAACGGGAAGCGTTCCTGCTCTACGCCGACGCCGTCGCCGAGCACTTCGGCAAGGTCAACCAGATCTACAACAACGCCGGCATCGCCTTCACCGGTGACATCGAGGTCAGCCAGTTCAAAGACATCGAGCGGGTCATGGACGTCGACTACTGGGGCGTGGTCAACGGCACCAAGGCGTTCCTGCCGCACCTGATCTCCTCCGGCGACGGCCACGTGGTCAACGTCTCCAGCGTGTTCGGCCTGTTCGCCGTCCCGGGCCAAGCCGCCTACAACTCCGCGAAGTTCGCGGTGCGTGGCTTCACCGAAGCGCTGCGCCAGGAGATGGCGTTGGCCGGGCATCCGGTCAAGGTCAGCTGCGTCCATCCGGGCGGCATCAAGACTGCAATCGCGCGCAACGCCACCGCGGCCGAAGGCCTCGACCCCGGCGAACTCGCGAAGGCCTTCGACGCCAAGCTGGCCAGCACCACCCCGGAGAAGGCTGCCGAGGTGATCCTCGACGGCGTCCGCAAGAACAAGGCCCGCATCCTGATCGGTCGAGACGCCAAGATGTTCGAGATCGTCATCCGCGCTTTCGGACCGCACTACCAGTCGCTGTTCCCCAAGGTGGTCTCGCGGCTGGTCGGCCCCTCGCGCTGA
- a CDS encoding NAD(P)-dependent malic enzyme: MADNVVTAREGSPQVRTPQVVIEDSEIFAAHEGGKLSVALKSPLDTQRALSIAYTPGVAQVSRAIAADKTLAAKYTWANRLVAVVSDGSAVLGLGDIGAAASLPVMEGKSALFKEFGGLDSIPIVLDTKDPDEIVETLIRLRPTFGAVNLEDISAPRCFEIERRVIEALDCPVMHDDQHGTAIVVLGALQGACKVLDRDMHELRVVISGAGAAGVACANILLAKGITDVTVLDSKGIVHTGRSDLNTFKAELAERTNPGGRTGGIAEAVDGADMFLGLSAGVVPEEIIATMAPDGIVFALSNPDPEIHPDAARKHAAVVATGRSDFPNQINNVLAFPGVFRGALDAGARRITERMKVAAADAIFSVVGDELAADHIVPSALDPRVGPAVAAAVAAASEESAG, encoded by the coding sequence GTGGCTGATAACGTCGTGACCGCGCGCGAAGGCTCGCCGCAGGTGCGCACACCCCAGGTTGTCATCGAGGACAGCGAGATCTTTGCAGCGCACGAGGGTGGCAAGCTCTCGGTGGCTCTGAAGTCTCCTCTGGACACCCAGCGCGCGCTGTCGATCGCGTACACGCCGGGGGTAGCCCAGGTCAGTCGCGCGATCGCGGCCGACAAGACGCTCGCCGCCAAGTACACCTGGGCCAATCGCCTGGTCGCGGTGGTCAGCGACGGAAGCGCGGTGCTGGGCCTCGGCGACATCGGTGCCGCTGCCTCACTGCCGGTCATGGAGGGCAAGAGCGCCCTGTTCAAGGAGTTCGGTGGCTTGGACTCCATTCCGATCGTGCTGGACACCAAGGATCCCGACGAGATCGTCGAAACGCTGATCCGGCTGCGCCCCACGTTCGGCGCGGTCAACCTCGAAGACATTTCCGCTCCGCGCTGCTTCGAGATCGAGCGGCGGGTCATCGAGGCGCTGGACTGCCCGGTGATGCACGACGACCAGCACGGCACGGCGATCGTGGTGCTCGGAGCGTTGCAGGGCGCGTGCAAGGTGCTCGACCGCGACATGCACGAGTTGCGGGTGGTGATTTCCGGCGCCGGCGCGGCAGGTGTGGCCTGCGCGAACATTCTGCTCGCCAAGGGCATCACCGATGTCACGGTGTTGGATTCCAAGGGAATCGTCCACACCGGTCGTTCGGATCTGAACACGTTCAAGGCCGAGCTCGCCGAGCGCACGAACCCCGGTGGCCGCACGGGTGGGATCGCCGAGGCCGTCGACGGCGCCGACATGTTTCTGGGGTTGTCGGCGGGCGTGGTCCCCGAGGAGATCATCGCGACGATGGCGCCCGACGGCATCGTGTTCGCGCTGTCCAATCCTGATCCGGAGATCCACCCGGATGCGGCGCGCAAGCATGCCGCGGTGGTCGCGACCGGCCGCAGCGACTTCCCGAACCAGATCAACAACGTGCTGGCCTTCCCCGGCGTGTTCCGCGGAGCGCTCGACGCCGGCGCCCGCCGCATCACCGAACGGATGAAGGTCGCCGCCGCGGACGCGATCTTCTCGGTGGTCGGTGACGAGCTCGCTGCCGATCACATCGTGCCCAGCGCGCTGGATCCCCGGGTGGGTCCGGCGGTGGCGGCTGCGGTCGCCGCTGCGTCCGAGGAGTCAGCGGGCTGA
- a CDS encoding RidA family protein codes for MDEVKSGSDVEFFVTPGYGEMLRRERHYSQAVRMGDRVEISGQGGWDDGLNFPDSLEDEIARAFENVERTLATAGASWRDVIHLNSYHLVSGSDPIFDAHNDAMIAQMRKWMPDHAPIWTETGVAALAAPGMRVEIRVTAILGTKT; via the coding sequence ATGGATGAAGTGAAGTCGGGTAGTGATGTCGAGTTCTTCGTGACACCGGGGTATGGCGAGATGCTGCGCAGGGAGCGGCATTACAGCCAGGCGGTGCGGATGGGGGACCGGGTGGAGATCTCCGGGCAGGGCGGCTGGGACGACGGATTGAACTTTCCGGATTCGTTGGAGGACGAAATCGCGCGGGCCTTCGAGAACGTCGAGCGGACGCTGGCCACCGCCGGCGCCTCCTGGCGCGATGTGATCCACCTGAACTCGTATCACCTGGTCAGCGGGTCGGACCCGATCTTCGACGCGCACAACGACGCCATGATCGCCCAGATGCGCAAGTGGATGCCTGACCACGCGCCGATATGGACCGAGACCGGCGTCGCCGCGCTCGCCGCGCCGGGTATGCGCGTGGAGATCCGGGTCACCGCGATCCTCGGAACGAAGACCTAG
- a CDS encoding suppressor of fused domain protein — protein sequence MTDVLAEVRAHLTEHFTRAGVLAEPDEASVTFLGTERFGILRFVLPDDGAAQYVSLGCARQPMVDPAELITDPVRGPRAEVVVALRGPVPVGLARSIAVLAAAPAVEGLILEPDSLIDLETPLWQGAPFTAFLLGRSTIDDVVLPEPLSPVVILSAIPITQTEAAWVRLKGADAMREAWVQDGVDTADPRRRAANPA from the coding sequence ATGACAGATGTCTTGGCCGAGGTCCGCGCCCACCTGACCGAGCATTTCACTCGCGCCGGGGTGCTCGCCGAACCCGACGAGGCCAGCGTCACGTTCCTCGGCACCGAGCGTTTCGGAATCCTCCGGTTCGTGCTGCCCGATGACGGTGCGGCGCAGTACGTTTCGCTGGGTTGCGCCAGGCAGCCGATGGTGGATCCCGCCGAGTTGATCACCGATCCGGTGCGCGGCCCGCGCGCCGAGGTGGTCGTCGCGCTACGGGGGCCGGTGCCGGTCGGGTTGGCGCGTTCGATCGCGGTGCTGGCCGCCGCGCCCGCGGTCGAGGGACTCATCTTGGAACCCGATTCCCTGATCGATCTCGAGACGCCGTTGTGGCAGGGCGCCCCATTCACGGCGTTTCTGTTGGGGCGCAGCACGATCGACGATGTGGTGCTGCCGGAACCTCTTTCCCCGGTGGTGATCCTGTCGGCGATTCCGATCACCCAGACGGAGGCGGCCTGGGTACGGCTCAAAGGTGCGGACGCGATGCGGGAGGCGTGGGTGCAGGACGGGGTCGATACGGCGGACCCACGGCGGCGAGCCGCCAATCCGGCGTGA
- the corA gene encoding magnesium/cobalt transporter CorA translates to MPSFRPHTPSLVRSGGRARSAGRDETAPVAAAISDCGVYRDGSRLPGGFTPAAALQQVREVETGSGDAFVWVALHEPDEGQMQSIADVFGLHHLAVEDAVHAHQRPKLERYDTMLFLVLKTMKYVKDDPAGGSREIVETGEIMIFVGPDFVVTVRHGEHSDLAGVRRHLEASPAFLKLGPYAVMHTIADHIADSYLDVTDLIETDIDTMEEEIFSTQAKTDIESIYQLKREVVELRRAVAPLATELQRISGEHDDLVDVEIRRYMRDVLDHTIKASERIASYDELLSSLVEAATGKVAMQQNVDMRKISAWVAIAAAPTALAGIYGMNFENMPGLDWAYAYPTVLVVMAVICLLLYRTFRRNDWL, encoded by the coding sequence GTGCCGTCCTTCCGTCCGCACACACCGTCCCTCGTCCGCTCGGGCGGCCGCGCACGCAGCGCCGGCCGGGACGAGACTGCCCCGGTGGCGGCGGCCATCAGCGACTGCGGCGTCTACCGAGATGGCTCCAGGCTGCCCGGTGGATTCACGCCTGCCGCCGCACTGCAGCAGGTGCGCGAGGTCGAGACCGGCAGCGGAGACGCGTTCGTCTGGGTGGCACTGCACGAACCCGACGAGGGGCAGATGCAGTCGATTGCTGACGTATTCGGTCTGCACCACCTGGCTGTCGAGGACGCGGTCCACGCACACCAGAGGCCCAAGCTGGAGCGGTACGACACCATGCTGTTCCTGGTCCTCAAGACCATGAAATATGTGAAAGACGATCCGGCGGGCGGCTCGCGCGAGATCGTCGAAACCGGCGAGATCATGATCTTCGTCGGACCGGACTTCGTCGTGACAGTCCGTCACGGCGAGCACTCCGACCTGGCCGGCGTGCGCAGGCACCTCGAGGCGTCTCCCGCCTTTCTCAAGCTCGGGCCGTACGCGGTCATGCACACCATTGCCGACCACATCGCCGACTCCTACCTCGACGTCACCGATCTGATCGAGACCGACATCGACACGATGGAAGAGGAGATCTTCTCCACCCAGGCGAAGACCGACATCGAGAGCATCTACCAGCTCAAGCGTGAAGTGGTGGAGTTACGTCGCGCAGTCGCCCCCCTGGCTACCGAACTGCAGCGCATCAGCGGCGAGCATGACGATCTGGTCGACGTCGAGATCCGCCGCTACATGCGCGACGTGCTCGACCACACCATCAAGGCGTCCGAACGCATCGCCAGCTACGACGAACTGCTCAGTTCGCTGGTCGAAGCAGCGACAGGCAAGGTCGCGATGCAACAGAACGTCGACATGCGCAAGATCTCGGCGTGGGTCGCCATCGCTGCCGCGCCGACCGCCCTGGCTGGGATCTACGGGATGAACTTCGAGAACATGCCCGGGCTCGACTGGGCCTATGCCTATCCGACGGTGCTGGTGGTGATGGCGGTGATATGCCTGCTGCTGTACCGGACGTTCCGGCGAAACGACTGGCTGTAG
- a CDS encoding glycine betaine ABC transporter substrate-binding protein, with the protein MLAVGCAGQAPPPSIAVGASSDPESQVLAHLYVAALRFYGNAAHVQEAQDPLRGLDSGDITVAPVFTGRLLHRLDPQSPARSEVQVYRTLLSSLPEGIAAGDYTISAQDEPALAVTEQAAETWAGDDVSDVLPRCPELTVGAVDGQSVPQMLGTCRLSDTREFDDDAAMFAALRAGGIDAAWTTTAAPDVPEDVAVLADTTSLVRAENVVPLYRRNELTESQVLALNEIAGVLDTGSLADMRRQVAEGANAGLVAGRWLDEHPLGVGN; encoded by the coding sequence ATGCTGGCGGTGGGATGCGCAGGGCAGGCGCCGCCGCCCTCGATCGCCGTGGGGGCGTCATCGGATCCGGAGTCGCAGGTGCTGGCCCATCTGTACGTCGCCGCGCTGCGGTTCTACGGTAACGCGGCCCATGTGCAGGAAGCGCAGGATCCGTTGCGAGGGCTGGATTCCGGGGACATCACGGTGGCGCCGGTCTTCACCGGCCGACTGTTGCACCGGCTCGACCCCCAGTCGCCGGCGCGCTCAGAGGTGCAGGTCTACCGGACCCTGCTGTCGTCACTTCCCGAGGGGATCGCCGCCGGCGACTACACGATCTCGGCGCAGGACGAACCCGCGCTGGCGGTCACCGAGCAGGCGGCCGAGACGTGGGCCGGCGACGATGTGTCCGACGTGCTGCCGCGTTGCCCGGAGCTCACTGTAGGCGCGGTGGACGGCCAGTCGGTTCCGCAGATGCTGGGCACGTGCCGCCTGTCCGACACGCGCGAATTCGACGACGACGCAGCGATGTTCGCCGCCCTGCGGGCCGGTGGCATCGACGCGGCGTGGACGACCACTGCCGCGCCGGATGTCCCCGAGGACGTCGCGGTGCTCGCCGACACCACGTCGCTGGTGCGGGCCGAGAACGTCGTCCCGCTGTACCGGCGCAACGAGCTGACCGAATCCCAGGTGCTGGCGCTCAACGAAATCGCCGGTGTGTTGGACACCGGCTCACTGGCCGACATGCGCCGTCAAGTGGCTGAGGGCGCCAATGCGGGGCTGGTCGCGGGCCGGTGGCTCGATGAGCACCCGTTGGGCGTCGGCAACTGA
- a CDS encoding DUF732 domain-containing protein produces the protein MTCFKLAVAASVLAATALTATVSAPAAQADTGADVFLAMLGDYGLGGIDPATAVRVGEAVCPMLVEPGQNMANVASDVADALGRPLGPATMFTGLAIQMFCPRAVTALTDGRPFSFLG, from the coding sequence ATGACGTGCTTCAAGCTCGCGGTCGCCGCCTCCGTGCTGGCGGCGACTGCCCTCACGGCGACGGTCTCGGCGCCTGCCGCGCAGGCCGACACCGGTGCGGACGTTTTCCTGGCGATGCTGGGCGACTACGGGCTGGGTGGCATCGACCCGGCCACCGCGGTGCGGGTCGGGGAGGCGGTGTGCCCGATGCTGGTCGAGCCGGGGCAGAACATGGCCAACGTGGCCTCCGATGTCGCCGATGCGCTGGGCCGACCGCTGGGGCCGGCGACGATGTTCACCGGTTTGGCGATCCAGATGTTCTGCCCCCGCGCCGTGACCGCGCTGACCGACGGGCGTCCGTTCTCGTTCCTGGGTTGA
- a CDS encoding multifunctional oxoglutarate decarboxylase/oxoglutarate dehydrogenase thiamine pyrophosphate-binding subunit/dihydrolipoyllysine-residue succinyltransferase subunit — MYRKFREDPSSVDASWHEFLVDYSPEPTDAAPGNGKTATQGNSAPTAPPEPAPAPAPKTAGSNGTSSSASKPAAKPEAKAAPKDEAKTAKSTSKAKPKTESKSDTKTASKTDTKSASKSDAKAKPAAKQDSTASTKAEPAKSQPAADEDENQVLRGAAAAVAKNMSASLEVPTATSVRAIPAKAMIDNRIVINNHLKRTRGGKISFTHLLGYAIVQAVKQFPNLNRHFAEVDGKPNAVTPAHTNLGLAIDLPGKGGQRALVVAAIKNAETMRFGQFIAAYEDIVRRARDGKLTAEDFSGVTISLTNPGTIGTVHSVPRLMQGQGAIIGAGAMEYPAEFQGASEERIAELGVGKLITLTSTYDHRIIQGAESGDFLRTIHKLLLDDEFYDEIFRELGIPYEPVRWRIDNPDPTEDKSARVIELIAAYRNRGHLMADIDPLRLDNTRFRSHPDLDVNTHGLTLWDLDREFKVNGFGGQDHKKLRDVLGLLRDAYCRHVGVEYTHILEPEQQKWLEERIEVKHEKPTVAEQKYILSKLNAAEAFETFLQTKYVGQKRFSLEGAETVIPMMDAAIDQCAEHGLDEVVIGMPHRGRLNVLANIVGKPYSQIFTEFEGNLNPSQAHGSGDVKYHLGATGTYIQMFGDNDIAVSLVANPSHLEAVDPVLEGIVRAKQDMMDVGEEPNGSNQFTVVPMMLHGDAAFAGQGVVAETLNLALLRGYRTGGTIHIIVNNQIGFTTSPYDSRSSEYCTDVAKMIGAPIFHVNGDDPEACVWVAKLAVDFRQKFKKDVVIDMLCYRRRGHNEGDDPSMTQPNMYDVIDTKRGVRKTYTEALIGRGDISMKEAEDALRDYQGQLERVFNEVRELEKHEIEPSSSVESDQMVPAGMTTAVEKALLQRIGDAHLAAGEEFSIHPRVKPVLEKRREMAYEGKVDWAFAELLALGSFLAEGRTIRLTGQDTRRGTFTQRHSVIIDRKTGKEFTPLDLLTVDSDGNPTGGKFMVYDSALSEFAAVGFEYGYSVGNPDAMVLWEAQFGDFVNGAQSIIDEFISSGEAKWGQLSDVVLLLPHGHEGQGPDHTSGRIERFLLLWAEGSMTIAMPSTPANYFHLLRRHGLDGIHRPLIVFTPKSMLRNKAAVSDLKEFTEAKFRSVMEEPTYEEGDGDRSKVTRILLTSGKLYYELANRKNKDKRDDVAIVRLEQLAPLPKRRLAETLDHYPNAKEFFWVQEEPANQGAWPTMGLTLPEVLPDKLTGITRISRRAMSAPSSGSSKVHAVEQQELIDEAFG; from the coding sequence ATGTACCGCAAGTTCCGTGAGGATCCCTCATCGGTCGATGCCAGCTGGCACGAGTTTCTCGTCGACTACTCCCCCGAACCCACCGATGCCGCGCCCGGCAACGGCAAGACCGCGACACAAGGGAACTCGGCGCCCACCGCTCCTCCCGAACCGGCGCCGGCGCCGGCCCCCAAGACCGCGGGAAGCAACGGCACGTCGTCGTCCGCGTCGAAGCCCGCAGCGAAGCCCGAGGCCAAGGCTGCGCCGAAGGACGAGGCCAAGACCGCCAAGTCCACATCTAAGGCCAAGCCCAAGACCGAGAGCAAGTCCGACACGAAGACCGCGAGCAAGACCGACACCAAGTCCGCGAGCAAGTCCGACGCCAAAGCCAAGCCCGCGGCCAAGCAGGACAGCACGGCGTCCACCAAGGCTGAGCCGGCGAAGAGCCAGCCCGCGGCTGACGAGGACGAGAACCAGGTGCTGCGGGGCGCGGCTGCGGCGGTCGCCAAGAACATGTCCGCCTCGCTGGAGGTGCCGACCGCGACGAGCGTGCGCGCCATTCCGGCCAAGGCGATGATCGACAACCGCATCGTCATCAACAACCACCTCAAGCGGACCCGCGGCGGCAAGATCTCGTTCACCCACCTGCTGGGATACGCGATCGTGCAGGCCGTCAAGCAGTTCCCGAACTTGAACCGGCACTTCGCCGAGGTCGACGGCAAGCCCAACGCCGTCACACCTGCTCACACGAATCTGGGCCTGGCCATCGACCTGCCGGGCAAGGGCGGTCAGCGGGCCCTGGTCGTGGCCGCGATCAAGAACGCCGAGACCATGCGCTTCGGCCAGTTCATCGCGGCCTACGAGGACATCGTGCGCCGGGCCCGCGACGGCAAGCTCACCGCCGAGGACTTCTCCGGGGTGACGATCTCGCTGACCAACCCCGGCACCATCGGCACCGTCCACTCGGTTCCGCGCCTGATGCAGGGCCAGGGTGCGATCATCGGCGCCGGCGCCATGGAGTACCCGGCCGAGTTCCAGGGCGCCAGCGAGGAACGCATCGCCGAGCTCGGGGTCGGCAAGCTGATCACGCTGACCTCGACCTACGACCACCGCATCATCCAGGGCGCCGAGTCCGGCGACTTCCTGCGCACGATCCACAAGCTGCTGCTCGACGACGAGTTCTACGACGAGATCTTCCGCGAGCTGGGCATCCCCTACGAGCCGGTGCGCTGGCGCATCGACAACCCGGACCCGACCGAGGACAAGAGCGCCCGCGTCATCGAGTTGATCGCGGCATACCGCAACCGCGGCCACCTCATGGCCGACATCGACCCGCTGCGGCTGGACAACACCCGCTTCCGCAGCCACCCCGACCTCGATGTCAACACCCACGGACTGACGCTGTGGGATCTCGATCGCGAGTTCAAGGTCAACGGATTCGGCGGGCAGGACCACAAGAAGCTGCGCGATGTCCTCGGTCTGCTGCGCGACGCGTACTGCCGCCACGTCGGGGTGGAGTACACCCACATCCTCGAGCCCGAGCAGCAGAAGTGGCTCGAGGAGCGCATCGAGGTCAAGCACGAGAAGCCGACGGTCGCCGAGCAGAAGTACATCCTGAGCAAGCTCAACGCCGCCGAGGCTTTCGAGACGTTCCTGCAGACCAAGTACGTCGGCCAGAAGCGGTTCTCCCTGGAGGGCGCCGAGACCGTCATCCCGATGATGGACGCGGCGATCGACCAGTGCGCCGAGCACGGCCTCGACGAGGTCGTCATCGGCATGCCGCACCGCGGCCGCCTCAACGTGCTGGCCAACATCGTCGGCAAGCCGTACAGCCAGATCTTCACCGAGTTCGAGGGCAACCTGAACCCGTCGCAGGCGCACGGCTCCGGCGACGTCAAGTACCACCTCGGCGCCACCGGCACCTACATCCAGATGTTCGGTGACAACGACATCGCGGTGTCGCTGGTGGCCAACCCCAGCCACCTCGAGGCGGTCGACCCCGTGCTCGAAGGCATCGTGCGCGCCAAGCAGGACATGATGGACGTCGGGGAAGAGCCCAACGGCTCCAACCAGTTCACCGTCGTGCCGATGATGTTGCACGGCGACGCGGCGTTCGCCGGACAGGGCGTGGTCGCCGAGACGCTGAACCTGGCGCTGCTGCGCGGCTACCGCACCGGCGGCACGATCCACATCATCGTCAACAACCAGATCGGCTTCACCACCTCGCCGTACGACTCGCGGTCCTCGGAGTACTGCACCGACGTGGCGAAGATGATCGGCGCACCGATCTTCCACGTCAACGGCGACGACCCCGAAGCCTGCGTGTGGGTGGCCAAGCTGGCGGTGGACTTCCGGCAGAAGTTCAAGAAGGACGTCGTCATCGACATGCTGTGCTACCGCCGCCGCGGGCACAACGAGGGCGACGACCCGTCGATGACCCAGCCCAACATGTACGACGTCATCGACACCAAGCGCGGCGTCCGCAAGACCTACACCGAAGCCCTGATCGGCCGCGGCGACATCTCGATGAAAGAGGCCGAGGACGCGCTGCGCGACTACCAGGGCCAGCTCGAACGCGTCTTCAACGAAGTCCGCGAGCTCGAGAAGCACGAGATCGAGCCGAGCTCGTCGGTGGAGTCCGACCAGATGGTGCCCGCCGGCATGACCACCGCGGTGGAGAAGGCGCTGCTGCAACGCATCGGTGATGCGCACCTGGCCGCCGGCGAGGAGTTCAGCATCCATCCCCGCGTCAAGCCGGTGCTCGAGAAGCGCCGCGAGATGGCCTACGAGGGCAAGGTCGACTGGGCCTTCGCCGAGCTGCTGGCCCTGGGCTCGTTCCTCGCCGAGGGCCGGACGATCCGGCTGACCGGTCAGGACACCCGACGCGGCACGTTCACCCAGCGCCACTCGGTGATCATCGACCGCAAGACGGGCAAGGAGTTCACGCCACTGGATCTGCTGACCGTCGACTCCGACGGCAACCCGACCGGCGGCAAGTTCATGGTCTACGACTCGGCGCTCTCCGAGTTCGCCGCGGTGGGCTTCGAGTACGGCTACTCGGTCGGCAATCCCGACGCGATGGTGCTGTGGGAAGCCCAGTTCGGCGACTTCGTCAACGGCGCGCAGTCCATCATCGACGAATTCATCAGCTCCGGTGAGGCCAAGTGGGGGCAGCTGTCCGATGTGGTGCTGCTGCTGCCACACGGTCATGAGGGCCAGGGCCCCGACCACACCTCGGGTCGCATCGAGCGGTTCCTGCTGTTGTGGGCCGAGGGTTCGATGACGATCGCGATGCCGTCCACACCGGCGAACTACTTCCACCTGCTGCGCCGCCACGGTCTCGACGGCATCCACCGCCCGCTGATCGTGTTCACCCCGAAGTCGATGCTGCGCAACAAGGCCGCGGTTTCCGACCTGAAGGAGTTCACCGAGGCCAAGTTCCGCTCGGTGATGGAGGAACCCACCTACGAGGAGGGTGACGGCGACCGTTCGAAGGTCACGCGCATCCTGCTGACCAGCGGCAAGTTGTACTACGAGCTGGCCAACCGGAAGAACAAGGACAAGCGCGACGACGTGGCGATCGTGCGGCTCGAGCAGCTGGCGCCGCTGCCCAAGCGGCGACTGGCTGAGACGCTGGACCACTACCCCAACGCGAAAGAGTTCTTCTGGGTGCAGGAAGAGCCGGCCAACCAGGGTGCGTGGCCGACGATGGGGCTCACGCTTCCTGAGGTGCTGCCGGACAAGCTGACGGGCATCACGCGCATCTCGCGGCGCGCGATGTCGGCGCCGTCGTCAGGATCGTCGAAGGTGCACGCCGTCGAGCAGCAGGAGCTGATCGACGAAGCGTTCGGCTGA